A stretch of Corallococcus macrosporus DNA encodes these proteins:
- a CDS encoding cytochrome c3 family protein produces MAPLFRPGTDSVLRALIALALGVPAVSLAGLLLLARNPLGRGSFAPHEQPLPFDHRHHVGDEGIPCGYCHEGAWRSPVAGVPPTQRCLGCHAQVWKGSARLEPVRASGFDGMPLPWNRVHALPDYVWFSHQAHVNKGVGCVTCHGRVDTMPAVQQVAPLTMGWCLDCHRDPTPWLRPLSEVANLTWRPPGDPRETGRAVQAALDVNPRTDCNTCHF; encoded by the coding sequence ATGGCTCCGCTGTTCCGCCCTGGGACTGACTCGGTGCTGCGGGCGCTCATCGCCCTGGCCCTGGGTGTGCCCGCGGTGTCGCTGGCGGGCCTGCTGCTCCTGGCGCGCAACCCACTGGGCCGGGGCTCGTTCGCGCCCCATGAACAACCGCTCCCGTTCGACCACCGGCACCACGTCGGAGACGAGGGCATCCCGTGCGGCTACTGCCATGAGGGCGCGTGGCGTTCGCCGGTGGCGGGAGTGCCGCCCACGCAGCGCTGCCTGGGCTGCCACGCGCAGGTGTGGAAGGGCAGTGCCCGGCTGGAGCCGGTGCGCGCCAGTGGCTTCGACGGCATGCCGCTTCCGTGGAACCGCGTGCACGCGCTGCCGGACTACGTCTGGTTCAGCCATCAAGCCCACGTGAACAAGGGCGTGGGCTGCGTCACCTGCCACGGCCGCGTGGACACCATGCCGGCGGTGCAGCAGGTGGCGCCGCTCACCATGGGCTGGTGCCTGGACTGTCACCGCGACCCGACGCCCTGGCTGCGCCCCCTGTCCGAGGTCGCGAACCTCACCTGGCGTCCACCCGGAGACCCGCGAGAGACGGGCCGCGCGGTGCAGGCCGCGCTCGACGTGAACCCGAGGACGGACTGCAACACATGCCACTTCTGA